A window of Rhabdothermincola salaria contains these coding sequences:
- a CDS encoding glycine-rich protein gives MRRTRRGVTAAAVAVASVLVLPATAGGQSLEPVVEGFEVPGVLDWIVPTGICEIDVEAWGASGGYDEGGPEGGLAAGLGARVLATVTVTPGDELVVVVGGQGQDAVEGIGGAGGVGGGGDGGTAQEVTSGGGGGGGLSGLIPDGPEPLVVAGGGGGVGGFAGVGEGDGGDGGEVGVAGADGSEAATTGGGGGTQAAGGAAGVDYSGSVTAGAGVTFDGGDGGDGTVDNTPDLYNGGGGGGGGGYFGGGGGGAVVSGGGAAAGGGGGSSYGPAGAVFETGFNEGDGALVISYDPADQPADCGVAPTTTTTSTPTPSTTTAARPAVVTPRFTG, from the coding sequence ATGCGACGGACTCGACGTGGTGTGACCGCAGCGGCCGTGGCCGTGGCCTCGGTGCTGGTGCTGCCGGCCACCGCTGGCGGCCAGTCCTTGGAGCCGGTGGTGGAGGGCTTCGAGGTGCCGGGCGTGCTCGACTGGATCGTCCCGACCGGGATCTGCGAGATCGATGTCGAGGCCTGGGGTGCCTCGGGCGGCTACGACGAGGGGGGCCCCGAAGGCGGCCTCGCGGCCGGTCTCGGTGCGCGGGTGCTGGCGACGGTCACCGTGACGCCGGGCGACGAGCTCGTGGTGGTCGTCGGCGGCCAGGGGCAAGACGCCGTGGAGGGCATCGGCGGCGCTGGCGGTGTCGGTGGCGGCGGCGACGGTGGCACCGCGCAGGAGGTCACCTCGGGCGGTGGCGGCGGTGGCGGTCTCTCCGGGCTGATCCCCGACGGACCCGAACCCCTCGTCGTGGCCGGCGGCGGGGGCGGTGTCGGGGGTTTCGCCGGCGTGGGTGAAGGCGACGGTGGCGACGGGGGCGAGGTCGGGGTGGCCGGTGCCGACGGCAGCGAGGCCGCCACCACCGGCGGTGGCGGCGGCACCCAAGCGGCCGGGGGCGCGGCGGGCGTCGACTACAGCGGCAGCGTCACCGCCGGCGCGGGTGTCACGTTCGACGGCGGCGACGGTGGCGACGGCACGGTCGACAACACCCCCGACCTCTACAACGGCGGCGGCGGTGGCGGCGGCGGCGGCTACTTCGGTGGCGGCGGCGGCGGCGCCGTGGTGAGCGGGGGTGGTGCCGCCGCAGGCGGCGGTGGCGGCTCCAGCTACGGCCCGGCCGGCGCAGTGTTCGAGACCGGGTTCAACGAGGGCGATGGTGCCCTGGTCATCAGCTACGACCCGGCCGACCAGCCCGCGGACTGCGGTGTGGCTCCCACCACCACCACCACGTCCACCCCCACGCCGAGCACCACTACGGCCGCTCGGCCGGCCGTGGTCACCCCCCGCTTCACCGGCTGA
- a CDS encoding ABC transporter permease → MSDARILDRGYRAYTGPRTGVRGAVRSLVVHSTQRALGLKRPVWQKVLPLLAVFIAYVPAIVFVGISVLLPDVLLDNAGVLPTYVDYYGFISAAIVVFAAFVAPELLCTDRRTGMLGLYLASPLTRNTYLLGKAVAVVVLLALVTLGPLLLMLAGFVIVGRGPDGPAAVAELLLQMVLGGLAVAVVQAALSLAVASTTSRKAAASAAIILILLASTAVSDALLTSAAAPDIAFGLNLVQLPFELVARIYDEPSGITSARDIATGTIVALYAGWTALFAGFTWLRYRRMTVTR, encoded by the coding sequence GTGAGCGACGCCCGCATCCTCGATCGCGGCTACCGCGCCTACACCGGCCCCCGTACCGGCGTGCGGGGGGCGGTGCGTTCGCTGGTGGTGCACTCCACCCAACGGGCGCTCGGCCTCAAGCGGCCGGTCTGGCAGAAGGTGCTGCCCCTGCTGGCGGTGTTCATCGCCTACGTCCCCGCCATCGTCTTCGTGGGCATCAGCGTGCTGCTGCCCGACGTGCTGCTCGACAACGCCGGCGTCCTGCCTACCTACGTCGACTACTACGGGTTCATCTCGGCCGCCATCGTCGTGTTCGCCGCGTTCGTCGCTCCCGAGCTGCTGTGCACCGACCGGCGCACCGGCATGCTCGGGCTCTACCTGGCGTCACCGCTCACCCGCAACACCTACCTCTTGGGCAAGGCCGTCGCCGTGGTCGTGCTGCTGGCCCTCGTCACGCTCGGTCCGCTGCTGTTGATGCTGGCCGGGTTCGTCATCGTGGGACGCGGGCCCGACGGCCCGGCCGCGGTGGCCGAGCTGCTGCTCCAGATGGTCCTCGGGGGGCTGGCCGTGGCCGTGGTGCAGGCCGCCCTCTCCCTGGCCGTGGCCTCCACCACGTCGCGCAAGGCGGCAGCCTCGGCGGCGATCATCCTCATCTTGTTGGCCAGCACCGCCGTGTCTGACGCGCTGCTCACCAGTGCCGCCGCCCCCGACATCGCCTTCGGCCTCAACCTGGTCCAGCTCCCCTTCGAGCTGGTCGCCCGCATCTACGACGAGCCCAGCGGCATCACCTCGGCCCGCGACATCGCCACCGGCACCATCGTCGCCCTCTACGCCGGGTGGACCGCCCTGTTCGCCGGGTTCACCTGGCTGCGCTACCGCAGGATGACGGTCACCCGGTGA
- the gatB gene encoding Asp-tRNA(Asn)/Glu-tRNA(Gln) amidotransferase subunit GatB, whose translation MSPIENLTHEPIEGEHFTIDSEATGATWEIVVGLEVHCELATATKLFCGCPNHFGSEPNTNVCPVCLGLPGSLPVLNRQVVELAMRLGRALHCEVEPSVFARKNYFYPDMPKDYQVSQYDRPINVDGWLDLPDGTRVGIERAHIEEDTGKNTHAGGSGRIHGADYSLVDYNRAGVPLVEIVGRPHIRHPEQAKAYIDELRAILLATGASDAKMEEGSLRVDANVSVRHVGDAELGTRCEIKNLNSLRSLGRAIEYEARRQVDLLETGERIRQETRHWDEGAGRTRPGRSKEEAEDYRYFQEPDLVPLDPGREWVDAIDAALPVLPAERRARLAAAAGVAPAEAAIAVARDLDALALSAIDAGGEPARVLTHVEHNLAVEGAEGLDPSHLAALIALELDGKLTATQAKAVLAEMVTSGEPPDAIAAAKGFEAMDTSALEAVLDEIIAANAEAWSDYCEGDDKKRGKLTGFFVGNVMKATKGQADGKIVTALLEQRRVGA comes from the coding sequence ATGAGCCCGATCGAGAACCTCACCCACGAGCCCATCGAGGGCGAGCACTTCACCATCGACAGCGAGGCCACCGGGGCCACCTGGGAGATCGTGGTGGGCCTCGAGGTCCACTGCGAGCTGGCCACCGCCACCAAGCTCTTCTGCGGGTGCCCCAACCACTTCGGGTCCGAGCCCAACACCAACGTCTGCCCGGTCTGCCTGGGGCTCCCGGGGTCGTTGCCCGTGCTCAACCGCCAGGTGGTGGAGCTGGCCATGCGCCTCGGACGGGCGCTGCACTGCGAGGTCGAGCCGTCGGTCTTCGCCCGCAAGAACTACTTCTATCCGGACATGCCGAAGGACTACCAGGTCAGCCAGTACGACCGGCCCATCAACGTCGACGGCTGGCTCGACCTCCCCGACGGCACCCGCGTCGGCATCGAACGGGCCCACATCGAAGAGGACACCGGCAAGAACACCCACGCCGGGGGCAGTGGGCGCATCCACGGCGCCGACTACTCCCTCGTCGACTACAACCGCGCCGGGGTGCCGCTGGTCGAGATCGTGGGCCGACCCCACATCCGCCACCCCGAGCAGGCCAAGGCCTACATCGACGAGCTACGGGCCATCCTGCTGGCCACCGGCGCCTCCGACGCCAAGATGGAGGAGGGGTCGCTGCGCGTCGACGCCAACGTCAGCGTGCGTCACGTGGGCGACGCCGAGCTCGGCACCCGCTGCGAGATCAAGAACCTCAACTCGCTGCGCTCGCTCGGGCGGGCCATCGAGTACGAGGCCCGCCGCCAGGTCGACCTGCTCGAGACCGGTGAGCGCATCCGCCAGGAGACCCGCCACTGGGACGAGGGCGCAGGCCGCACCCGTCCCGGGCGGTCCAAGGAGGAAGCCGAGGACTACCGGTACTTCCAGGAACCGGACCTCGTGCCCCTCGACCCCGGCCGGGAGTGGGTCGACGCCATCGACGCCGCCCTCCCCGTGCTCCCGGCCGAGCGCCGGGCCCGCCTGGCCGCCGCGGCCGGGGTGGCACCGGCCGAAGCCGCCATCGCGGTGGCCCGCGACCTCGACGCTCTGGCCCTGTCCGCCATCGACGCCGGCGGCGAGCCGGCCCGGGTGCTCACCCACGTCGAGCACAACCTGGCCGTCGAGGGGGCCGAAGGGCTCGATCCGTCCCACCTCGCCGCCCTCATCGCCCTCGAGCTCGACGGCAAGCTCACCGCCACCCAGGCCAAGGCCGTGTTGGCCGAGATGGTCACCAGCGGCGAGCCGCCCGACGCCATCGCCGCGGCCAAGGGCTTCGAGGCCATGGACACCTCGGCGCTCGAGGCCGTGCTCGACGAGATCATCGCCGCCAACGCCGAGGCCTGGTCGGACTACTGCGAGGGCGACGACAAGAAGCGGGGCAAGCTCACCGGCTTCTTCGTCGGCAACGTGATGAAGGCCACCAAGGGCCAGGCCGACGGCAAGATCGTCACCGCCCTCCTGGAGCAGCGCCGCGTCGGCGCCTGA
- a CDS encoding ABC transporter ATP-binding protein — translation MTDHSPPAAPTGGTAPSGTVIADAVITATGVTRRFGAVTALDGATFAIGAGITGLLGANGAGKTTLMGLLLGLHRPDDGRLRVLGLDPTVAGPAVRARIGYSPEHHLLPPDTRAHDLVRHLAEIHGLPHREATARASDALWQVGLGEERFRPVGTMSTGQRQRVKLAQAIAHDPALVLLDEPTDGLDPVQRDEMLALIRRVGTEFGIHVVISSHLLEEVERTCDAAVILRAGQVVAAGPLTELTGQGRGVVVEVDASVDDVAARLRAAGLQVAVDGLRLMVTEADGSGPPGDVVIHDAVRDAVVAAGVGVRRLSDRTVRLEDVFLEVGA, via the coding sequence ATGACGGACCACTCCCCACCGGCTGCCCCGACGGGCGGTACGGCCCCGTCGGGCACCGTCATCGCCGACGCCGTCATCACCGCGACCGGCGTCACCCGTCGATTCGGAGCGGTGACCGCCCTCGACGGGGCCACGTTCGCGATCGGGGCCGGCATCACCGGCCTGCTCGGCGCCAATGGGGCGGGCAAGACCACCCTCATGGGGCTCCTCCTCGGCCTGCACCGCCCCGACGACGGGCGGCTGCGGGTCCTGGGCCTCGACCCCACCGTGGCCGGGCCGGCGGTGCGGGCGCGCATCGGCTACTCCCCCGAGCACCACCTCCTGCCTCCCGACACGCGGGCCCACGACCTGGTCCGCCACCTGGCCGAGATCCACGGGCTGCCCCACCGCGAGGCGACGGCCCGGGCCAGCGACGCCCTCTGGCAGGTGGGCCTGGGCGAGGAGCGCTTCCGGCCGGTCGGCACCATGTCGACCGGCCAACGCCAGCGGGTGAAGCTGGCCCAGGCCATCGCCCACGACCCCGCGCTCGTCCTGCTCGACGAGCCCACCGACGGCCTCGACCCGGTGCAGCGCGACGAGATGCTGGCCCTCATCCGGCGGGTGGGCACCGAGTTCGGCATCCACGTGGTGATCTCCTCGCACCTGCTCGAGGAGGTCGAGCGCACCTGCGACGCCGCCGTCATCCTGCGGGCCGGCCAGGTGGTGGCGGCCGGACCCCTCACCGAGCTCACCGGCCAGGGACGAGGGGTCGTGGTCGAGGTCGACGCCAGCGTCGACGACGTGGCCGCCCGCCTGCGGGCCGCGGGCCTGCAGGTCGCCGTCGACGGCCTGCGCCTCATGGTCACCGAGGCCGACGGCTCGGGCCCGCCCGGCGACGTGGTGATCCACGACGCCGTGCGCGACGCGGTCGTGGCCGCCGGGGTGGGGGTGCGACGGCTGAGCGACCGCACCGTCCGCCTCGAGGACGTCTTCCTGGAGGTCGGCGCGTGA
- a CDS encoding ABC transporter ATP-binding protein: MTPLPPPPTDGRPPPPGPPDPPVPPDARIVVHHVSKWFGDLVAVSDVTFHVGPGVTALLGPNGAGKSTMMRLLCGLTPPSQGTVTVLGGNPRRDVELTGRIGLVPQQETLFEGYSALEFVRLAAVLHRRDDPEGAARDALAIVELDPDEPRPIAGFSKGMRQRAKVAQAIVHDPEVVVLDEPLTGLDPRQRIHLIGLFQRLGAEGKTVVVSSHVLDEVERFGSRVLVMAQGRLAAEGDFHAIRDLMDDRPHRVRLRSDAPRALASGLLHRGVVVAIRLTGDDTVVVDTTDAARLRREVPVVAAEHGARLLEVAPLDDDLESVFRYLVGG, encoded by the coding sequence GTGACCCCGCTCCCTCCGCCTCCGACCGACGGTCGCCCGCCCCCGCCGGGCCCGCCCGACCCGCCGGTGCCGCCCGACGCCCGCATCGTCGTCCACCACGTCTCGAAGTGGTTCGGGGACCTGGTGGCGGTGTCGGACGTGACCTTCCACGTGGGGCCGGGCGTCACCGCCCTCCTGGGCCCCAACGGCGCCGGCAAGTCGACCATGATGCGCCTGCTGTGCGGGCTCACCCCACCGTCGCAGGGCACCGTCACCGTGCTCGGAGGCAACCCCCGCCGCGACGTTGAGCTGACCGGACGCATCGGTCTGGTCCCCCAGCAAGAGACCCTCTTCGAGGGCTATTCAGCCCTCGAGTTCGTGCGCCTCGCCGCCGTGCTGCACCGCCGCGACGACCCCGAGGGCGCCGCCCGCGACGCGCTCGCCATCGTCGAGCTCGACCCCGACGAGCCCCGCCCCATCGCCGGCTTCTCCAAGGGCATGCGCCAACGGGCCAAGGTGGCCCAGGCAATCGTCCACGACCCCGAGGTGGTGGTGCTCGACGAGCCCCTCACCGGCCTCGACCCCCGCCAGCGCATCCACCTCATCGGGCTGTTCCAACGTCTGGGGGCAGAGGGCAAGACGGTGGTGGTGTCGAGCCACGTCCTCGACGAGGTCGAACGCTTCGGCAGCCGGGTCCTGGTCATGGCCCAGGGCCGCCTGGCCGCCGAGGGCGACTTCCACGCCATCCGCGACCTCATGGACGACCGTCCCCACCGGGTGCGGCTGCGCAGCGACGCCCCCCGGGCGCTGGCCAGCGGGCTGCTCCACCGAGGCGTCGTGGTCGCCATCCGTCTCACCGGCGACGACACCGTGGTCGTCGACACCACCGATGCGGCCCGCCTGCGCCGAGAGGTGCCGGTCGTCGCCGCCGAGCACGGCGCCCGTTTGCTCGAGGTCGCCCCCCTCGACGACGACCTCGAGAGCGTCTTTCGCTACTTGGTGGGGGGCTGA
- a CDS encoding GNAT family N-acetyltransferase codes for MGDVTLRTIGDDELGEFVRATDLAFGFVPPAAHVELERGVVEYDRTLVAELDGVFVGGAAAYSTAMTLPGATEDIGAGRPAPTVPVAAVTNVGVRPTHHRRGLLTSMMARQLVDVAERGDAAAVLLASEAGIYRRFGYGVASEHESLRIDRHQASTLAAPPERHLRLVPQAEAAATLAPAFDRYRQQRPGELSRREAWWECLLSETATWKSFGRGFVVVASEEPDGSATGYALYKVHQRGEVGTWEAEVFEMVASDPETDAALWQYLTTLDLVSSVVISRRPMDEPHRLRLADPRALGVTERHDGLWVRPVDVAGLLSARGYAGQGQVVVHIADPFGRRTAERSGSACPFDVTGTYLVQADAAGTAACTRVEADPDLSTSVADLGALCLGHTTWQALVGAGLVTEHRSGAIALADALFATGLAPHCTTRF; via the coding sequence ATGGGGGACGTGACGCTGCGCACCATCGGCGACGACGAGCTGGGCGAGTTCGTGCGAGCCACCGACCTGGCCTTCGGGTTCGTGCCGCCGGCCGCCCACGTCGAGCTCGAGCGGGGTGTCGTGGAGTACGACCGCACCCTCGTCGCCGAGCTCGACGGGGTCTTCGTGGGCGGGGCCGCGGCGTACTCGACGGCCATGACGTTGCCGGGTGCGACCGAGGACATCGGGGCGGGACGTCCCGCCCCCACGGTGCCGGTCGCCGCAGTCACCAACGTGGGTGTGCGCCCCACCCACCACCGCCGCGGGCTGCTCACCTCGATGATGGCCCGCCAGCTGGTCGACGTCGCCGAGCGGGGCGACGCCGCCGCCGTGCTGCTGGCCTCCGAGGCCGGCATCTACCGACGCTTCGGCTACGGGGTGGCCAGCGAGCACGAGAGCCTCAGGATCGACCGGCATCAGGCGTCGACCCTGGCCGCGCCTCCCGAGCGCCACCTGCGTCTCGTCCCCCAGGCCGAGGCGGCGGCGACGCTGGCCCCCGCGTTCGACCGGTACCGCCAGCAACGCCCGGGCGAGCTCAGCCGCCGCGAGGCGTGGTGGGAGTGCCTGCTGTCCGAGACGGCCACGTGGAAGAGCTTCGGTCGGGGCTTCGTGGTCGTGGCGTCCGAGGAGCCCGACGGCTCCGCCACCGGCTACGCCCTGTACAAGGTGCACCAGCGCGGTGAGGTGGGGACCTGGGAGGCCGAGGTCTTCGAGATGGTCGCATCGGACCCCGAGACCGACGCTGCCCTGTGGCAGTACCTCACCACCCTCGACCTGGTGTCGTCCGTGGTGATCTCGCGCCGCCCGATGGACGAGCCCCACCGCCTCCGCCTCGCCGACCCGCGTGCCCTCGGCGTCACCGAGCGCCACGACGGTCTGTGGGTGCGCCCGGTCGACGTGGCCGGCCTGCTGTCGGCCCGCGGCTACGCCGGTCAGGGCCAGGTGGTCGTGCACATCGCCGATCCGTTCGGCCGCCGAACCGCCGAGCGGTCCGGCTCGGCCTGTCCCTTCGACGTCACCGGCACCTACCTGGTCCAGGCCGATGCGGCCGGCACGGCGGCGTGCACCAGGGTCGAGGCCGATCCCGACCTGTCCACCTCCGTCGCCGACCTCGGCGCGCTGTGCCTCGGCCACACCACCTGGCAGGCCCTGGTCGGGGCCGGTCTGGTCACCGAGCACCGGTCGGGCGCGATCGCGCTCGCCGACGCCTTGTTCGCGACCGGGCTCGCCCCGCACTGCACCACCCGCTTCTGA
- the ilvD gene encoding dihydroxy-acid dehydratase — MTDPMKPRSHEVTSGKERAPARAMLRAIGMGDDDWEKSQVGVCSSWNEVTPCNLPLDRLAKRAKDGVRAAGGFPIEFVTIAVSDGISMGHEGMRASLVSREVIADSVETVMHAERFDALVSFAGCDKSLPGMLMASARLNLPAVFVYGGSILPGNANGQVLDIVSVFEAVGAEATGAITAEQLDAIERNACPTEGSCAGMFTANTMASIGEALGMSLPGSASPAAVDRRRDDYAKASGEAVMELLRQNIRPRQIMTKQAFENAIAVTMALGGSTNAVLHLLAIAAEAGVELELDDFNKVAARVPHIADTKPHGQYHMVDLDRVGGVPMVMAELLEAGLIHGDCLTVTGKTVAENLADIGPPAPDGAVVHRLSDPIHAVGGIAVLTGSLAPNGSVVKVAGIDFDRFEGNARVFDGEQAAMDEIMAGKIQAGDVVVIRYEGPKGGPGMREMLAVTGAMKGAGRGGDAALVTDGRFSGGTHGFCIGHVAPEAVDGGPIAFVRDGDRIVIDTVSHTIDLLVDDAELERRRAEWKLPEPRYTSGVLAKYASLAQGAEKGAITLPK, encoded by the coding sequence ATGACCGACCCGATGAAGCCCCGCTCCCACGAGGTCACCTCCGGCAAGGAGCGGGCCCCGGCCCGGGCCATGTTGCGGGCCATCGGCATGGGCGACGACGACTGGGAGAAGTCCCAGGTCGGGGTGTGCTCGTCGTGGAACGAGGTCACGCCCTGCAACCTGCCGCTCGACCGCCTGGCCAAGCGGGCCAAGGACGGTGTTCGCGCCGCCGGGGGCTTCCCCATCGAGTTCGTCACCATCGCCGTAAGCGACGGCATCTCCATGGGCCACGAGGGCATGCGGGCGTCGTTGGTGAGCCGCGAGGTCATCGCCGACTCGGTCGAGACGGTCATGCACGCCGAGCGCTTCGACGCTCTCGTCTCCTTCGCCGGCTGCGACAAGAGCCTCCCCGGCATGCTCATGGCCTCGGCCCGCCTCAACCTGCCCGCGGTGTTCGTCTACGGCGGGTCGATCCTGCCCGGCAACGCCAACGGCCAGGTCCTCGACATCGTGTCGGTCTTCGAGGCGGTGGGGGCCGAGGCCACCGGCGCCATCACCGCCGAGCAGCTCGACGCCATCGAGCGCAACGCCTGCCCCACCGAGGGCAGCTGCGCCGGCATGTTCACCGCCAACACCATGGCCTCCATCGGCGAGGCCCTCGGGATGTCGCTGCCCGGTTCGGCGTCACCGGCCGCCGTCGACCGCCGGCGCGACGACTACGCCAAGGCGTCCGGCGAGGCGGTCATGGAGCTGCTGCGCCAGAACATCCGCCCCCGCCAGATCATGACCAAGCAGGCGTTCGAGAACGCCATCGCCGTCACCATGGCCCTCGGCGGTTCGACCAACGCCGTGCTGCACCTGCTGGCCATCGCCGCCGAGGCCGGGGTCGAGCTCGAGCTCGACGACTTCAACAAGGTCGCCGCCCGGGTGCCCCACATCGCCGACACCAAGCCCCACGGTCAGTACCACATGGTCGACCTCGACCGGGTGGGCGGCGTGCCCATGGTCATGGCCGAGCTGCTCGAGGCCGGGCTCATCCACGGCGACTGCCTCACCGTCACCGGCAAGACCGTGGCCGAGAACCTCGCCGACATCGGACCTCCCGCTCCCGATGGAGCCGTGGTGCACCGCCTGTCCGATCCCATCCACGCCGTGGGCGGCATCGCCGTGCTCACCGGGTCGTTGGCCCCCAACGGTTCGGTGGTCAAGGTGGCGGGCATCGACTTCGACCGATTCGAGGGCAACGCCCGGGTGTTCGACGGCGAACAGGCCGCCATGGACGAGATCATGGCCGGCAAGATCCAGGCCGGCGACGTGGTGGTCATCCGCTACGAGGGTCCCAAGGGCGGCCCGGGCATGCGCGAGATGCTCGCCGTCACCGGCGCCATGAAGGGCGCCGGCCGCGGTGGCGACGCCGCCCTCGTCACCGACGGTCGCTTCTCCGGTGGCACCCACGGCTTCTGCATCGGCCACGTGGCCCCCGAGGCCGTCGACGGCGGGCCCATCGCCTTCGTGCGCGACGGTGACCGCATCGTCATCGACACGGTGAGCCACACCATCGACCTCCTCGTCGACGACGCCGAGCTCGAGCGTCGTCGGGCCGAGTGGAAGCTCCCCGAGCCCCGCTACACCAGCGGTGTGCTGGCCAAGTACGCCAGCCTGGCCCAGGGCGCCGAGAAGGGCGCCATCACCCTGCCGAAGTAG
- a CDS encoding MATE family efflux transporter: MAAAPVRHLDREILRLAVPALGALVAEPLYVLADTAMVGRAVGTDALAGLAVATSILLLGYAIFIFLAYGTTASVARLIGAGDEREAAHQAVQGLWLALGLGVAVAVVTAFASGPLVGLLGATGDVRTQAELYLRISLLGVPAMLMVLAGTGYLRGLQDTRTPLLVAAGSALLNLVLGLWWVVVLDLGVGASAASTVVAQWLSAGVYVWWTARAVRRHQVPLGVDPRTVVRLAVVGRDLFWRTAALRGSLLVATAVATRIGTVDVAAHQIAFEIWALLALILDALAIAGQAMIGRYLGAGSVAEARAAGRRLLGWGLAAGVVLGVVVAGAHPWLGQLFSTDPEVVALAGFVLLWVAVIQPVNGVVFVLDGLLIGAADMAFLARAMGVAALVFVPCAAAVALLGLGIGWLWAALSLLMVTRLVLLWHRWRGDAWAVTGAHR, translated from the coding sequence GTGGCCGCGGCCCCGGTGAGGCACCTCGATCGGGAGATCCTGCGCCTGGCCGTGCCGGCGCTCGGCGCCCTGGTGGCCGAACCCCTCTACGTGCTGGCCGACACCGCCATGGTGGGGCGTGCCGTCGGCACCGACGCCCTCGCCGGCCTGGCCGTGGCCACCAGCATCTTGTTGCTGGGCTACGCCATCTTCATCTTCCTCGCCTACGGCACGACGGCGTCGGTGGCCCGCCTCATCGGCGCCGGCGACGAGCGCGAAGCCGCCCACCAGGCCGTGCAGGGCCTGTGGCTGGCCCTGGGTCTCGGCGTGGCGGTCGCCGTCGTCACCGCCTTCGCCTCCGGGCCCCTCGTCGGGCTGCTCGGGGCCACGGGCGACGTGCGCACCCAGGCCGAGCTGTACCTGCGCATCAGCCTGCTGGGCGTGCCCGCCATGCTCATGGTGCTGGCCGGCACCGGCTACCTGCGGGGTCTGCAGGACACCCGCACCCCGTTGCTGGTGGCGGCCGGTTCCGCGCTGTTGAACCTGGTCCTCGGGCTGTGGTGGGTCGTGGTGCTCGATCTCGGGGTCGGCGCATCGGCGGCGTCGACGGTGGTGGCCCAGTGGCTCTCGGCCGGCGTGTACGTGTGGTGGACGGCCCGGGCCGTGCGCCGCCACCAGGTGCCGCTCGGCGTCGATCCCAGAACGGTGGTGCGCCTGGCGGTGGTGGGGCGGGACCTGTTCTGGCGCACCGCCGCCCTGCGCGGCTCGTTGCTGGTGGCCACCGCGGTGGCCACCCGCATCGGCACCGTCGACGTCGCCGCCCATCAGATCGCCTTCGAGATCTGGGCCCTGCTGGCCCTGATCCTCGATGCCCTGGCCATCGCCGGCCAGGCCATGATCGGGCGCTACCTGGGCGCCGGCTCGGTCGCCGAGGCCCGGGCCGCCGGCCGACGCCTCCTCGGGTGGGGGCTGGCCGCCGGGGTGGTGTTGGGCGTCGTCGTCGCCGGGGCCCACCCGTGGTTGGGACAGCTGTTCAGCACCGATCCGGAGGTGGTCGCCCTCGCCGGGTTCGTGTTGCTCTGGGTGGCCGTGATCCAACCGGTGAACGGCGTGGTCTTCGTGCTCGACGGTCTGCTCATCGGCGCGGCCGACATGGCGTTCCTGGCCCGGGCCATGGGGGTGGCCGCCCTCGTGTTCGTCCCCTGCGCGGCGGCGGTGGCCCTGCTGGGGCTGGGCATCGGCTGGCTGTGGGCGGCGTTGTCGCTGCTGATGGTCACCCGGCTGGTGCTGCTGTGGCACCGCTGGCGGGGCGACGCCTGGGCGGTGACCGGCGCCCACCGCTGA